A genomic window from Sulfurimonas paralvinellae includes:
- a CDS encoding ATP citrate lyase citrate-binding domain-containing protein produces the protein MAQKAIREYDAKSILAKHWNKYFPDFTYAYETVLVTSGAELLEAAKEKPWLKEKPLVVKPDMLFGKRGKNGLVLFKDQKPGDVTLEKAAAWIDEKAKEDQSVYFSFDGDTPTGEPKVDKLTHFIVEPFTPHDQSEEYYISATVVGDQDVLYMSAEGGMEVEEGWEEKVTEVAFPITATEEEIAEKIKANIPADVKEEDKENFAKFAIGFFKAYRELNFAYLEINPFVMQGSKIELLDMVAKLDDTAGFMMVEEWGDVEYPTAFGMESKSPEVEAIEEADAKTGASLKLTLLKPEARIWTMVAGGGASVVYADTIADFAGIEDLANYGEYSGGPTTGETKFYAETLLDLMTREKDPKGRDKILIIGGAIANFTDVAKTFTGIIQAFEEYAEKMKEVGVKIYVRRGGPNYEKGLKDIKEAADRLGLEIHVFGPETHVTDIVRMALEEK, from the coding sequence ATGGCTCAAAAAGCGATACGAGAATATGACGCAAAGTCGATTTTAGCAAAACACTGGAATAAATACTTTCCGGATTTTACTTATGCATATGAAACAGTTTTAGTAACATCAGGTGCTGAACTGCTTGAAGCTGCAAAAGAAAAACCATGGTTGAAAGAAAAACCATTAGTTGTAAAACCAGATATGTTATTTGGTAAGCGTGGTAAAAATGGACTTGTTCTTTTTAAAGATCAAAAACCGGGTGATGTGACTTTAGAAAAAGCTGCAGCTTGGATTGATGAAAAAGCAAAAGAAGATCAATCAGTATATTTTTCATTTGATGGCGACACACCGACCGGTGAGCCAAAAGTAGACAAATTAACTCATTTTATTGTTGAGCCTTTTACTCCTCATGACCAATCAGAAGAGTACTATATTTCTGCTACTGTTGTTGGTGATCAAGATGTTCTTTATATGTCAGCTGAAGGTGGTATGGAAGTTGAAGAGGGCTGGGAAGAAAAAGTTACAGAAGTAGCATTCCCGATTACTGCAACAGAAGAAGAGATAGCAGAGAAGATCAAAGCTAATATTCCAGCTGATGTAAAAGAAGAAGATAAAGAAAATTTCGCAAAATTTGCAATAGGATTCTTTAAAGCATATCGTGAACTCAACTTCGCATATCTTGAAATCAACCCATTTGTAATGCAAGGCAGTAAAATTGAACTTTTGGATATGGTTGCAAAACTTGATGATACAGCCGGATTTATGATGGTTGAAGAGTGGGGTGATGTTGAATATCCGACTGCGTTTGGAATGGAATCAAAATCTCCTGAAGTAGAAGCTATTGAAGAAGCTGATGCTAAAACTGGTGCTTCTTTAAAACTTACATTGTTAAAACCGGAAGCTAGAATATGGACAATGGTTGCCGGTGGTGGTGCTTCAGTTGTTTATGCTGATACTATTGCTGACTTTGCAGGAATTGAAGACCTTGCAAATTATGGTGAGTATTCAGGTGGTCCGACTACAGGTGAGACTAAGTTCTATGCTGAAACACTTCTTGACTTAATGACAAGAGAAAAAGACCCTAAAGGTCGTGATAAAATCTTAATCATCGGTGGAGCTATCGCAAACTTTACAGATGTAGCGAAAACATTTACTGGTATCATTCAGGCATTTGAAGAGTATGCAGAAAAAATGAAAGAAGTTGGTGTTAAAATCTACGTTCGTCGTGGTGGACCAAACTATGAAAAAGGTTTAAAAGACATCAAAGAAGCTGCGGACAGATTAGGTCTTGAGATCCATGTATTTGGTCCGGAAACACACGTTACAGATATCGTGCGTATGGCATTAGAAGAAAAGTAA
- a CDS encoding anthranilate synthase component II, giving the protein MILMIDNYDSFTYNIVQYCRELGADLKIIRNDEMSVEEIALLNPEKIIISPGPASPDEAGITLDVIKHFKDKVPILGICLGHQSIAQVFGGDVVRAKNMMHGKTSVMKQSGSCEIFKDLPSEFVATRYHSLIVDKNTLPDTIEPTAYSTDDEEIMALKIKDKDIYGVQFHPESIMSEYGHEMIGNFLKI; this is encoded by the coding sequence ATGATTTTAATGATAGATAATTATGACAGTTTTACTTACAATATTGTTCAGTATTGCCGCGAACTTGGGGCTGACTTGAAGATCATCAGAAATGATGAGATGAGTGTGGAAGAGATAGCATTGCTCAACCCTGAAAAAATAATCATCTCTCCAGGTCCAGCTTCACCTGATGAGGCCGGTATCACACTCGATGTTATTAAACACTTTAAAGACAAAGTCCCTATTTTAGGCATTTGTCTTGGACATCAAAGCATTGCTCAGGTCTTTGGCGGTGATGTTGTTCGTGCTAAAAATATGATGCATGGTAAAACATCCGTTATGAAACAGAGCGGTTCTTGCGAGATATTTAAAGATTTGCCTTCTGAATTCGTCGCTACCCGTTATCATTCGCTTATAGTAGATAAAAACACACTGCCAGATACAATTGAACCGACGGCATACTCTACAGATGACGAAGAGATTATGGCACTCAAGATAAAAGACAAAGATATTTATGGTGTGCAATTTCATCCAGAGTCTATTATGAGCGAGTATGGACATGAAATGATAGGAAATTTCTTAAAAATATGA
- a CDS encoding ABC transporter permease → MLPRVSIFLLVGIFFFAFFGSFFYTLSPYTLDAHAILSAPSTAHLLGTDRLGRDILARLIEGGKVSLIIGVGSAFIASFIGFLLGSIAGYFRGIVDKSFIVIVDLFLTFPTFFLLLALVSYVNASALVLIVIISVTGWMTTARLIRSESFKITSQPYIKILNIAKVKRSKILLKYYAPLLAPIFFVSFTFGVGGAILAESGLSFLGLGIVAPQMSWGTILSGGKDVVEIAWWVSFFPGLMIFLVTFSLINISNYLQQLTNQKEIQE, encoded by the coding sequence GTGCTTCCCAGAGTCAGTATCTTTTTACTTGTCGGCATCTTTTTCTTTGCCTTTTTCGGCTCTTTTTTTTATACGCTCAGTCCTTATACGCTAGATGCTCATGCAATTTTGTCAGCACCTTCAACAGCGCACCTTCTCGGTACAGACAGACTCGGCAGAGATATTTTGGCTCGTTTGATAGAGGGTGGAAAAGTTTCTTTGATTATTGGCGTTGGCAGTGCATTTATCGCTTCTTTTATAGGGTTTTTGTTAGGCTCTATTGCTGGCTATTTTCGCGGCATAGTTGATAAGAGCTTTATTGTCATTGTAGATCTCTTCTTGACATTTCCAACATTCTTTTTGCTTTTGGCATTGGTTTCCTATGTTAATGCTTCTGCTTTGGTGCTTATTGTTATCATCTCTGTTACAGGCTGGATGACAACTGCACGCCTTATTCGTTCTGAGAGTTTTAAGATTACATCACAGCCCTATATAAAAATACTGAACATCGCTAAAGTCAAGAGATCAAAGATACTGCTGAAGTACTATGCACCTCTTCTGGCACCTATCTTTTTTGTCAGCTTTACTTTTGGTGTCGGCGGCGCTATACTTGCAGAGTCCGGTCTTAGCTTTTTAGGTCTGGGCATCGTTGCACCGCAGATGAGCTGGGGTACGATTTTAAGCGGCGGTAAAGATGTAGTGGAAATTGCATGGTGGGTGAGTTTCTTTCCGGGGCTTATGATATTTTTGGTGACATTTTCACTTATCAATATATCGAACTATCTGCAGCAGCTTACCAACCAAAAAGAGATACAAGAGTAA